Part of the Planctomycetaceae bacterium genome, CGGCGGCTACGACGCTTCCGCCGGCGGAACCACGCCGTGGGCTGATCCCGCCGACGTCGGATATCTCATCGGACAGCCGGCGGAGGGAAACCCAAAGCACGCTTACACGGATTCTTCATCGTCCGCCACCAGCATGACCGCGGGCATCAAGACCTATAACAATGGCGTGAACGTCGGTCCCGGCGGAGAACAGGTATCGACGATCGCTCACGAACTGCAGGAGCAGGGCCGGGCCGTCGGTGCTGTTTCGTCCGTACCCATCAGTCATGCCACACCGGCGGCAGCCTATGCCCACAACGTGACACGGAACGACTACCAGGACATTTCCCGAGACATGCTGGGACTGCCCTCGATCGCTCATCCGGATCATCCCCTGTCCGGAATGGACGTCGTGATCGGCGGCGGATTTGGCACGAAAGGCGATGAAGGCAGGGCACAGGGCTCCAACTACGAACCCGGAAACATCTACCTGGCGGACAGCGATCTGCGTCGCGTCGACGTCAGACACGGCGGGCAGTATGCCGTGGCTGTTCGAACTCACGGGAAAGACGGCAGCCGGCTGCTGCGGGATGCCGCACGCACAGCTCGAGAAGGTGGCCATCGACTGCTGGGGTTCTTCGGCATGGGAGCCTACAACGGCCACCTGCCCTTTCAGACAGCAGACGGCAGTTATGACCCGGTCCCCGGAAACGGCAAGAAAGCAGAGACACTGACGCCGGCAGATGTCTCTGAAAACCCGACGCTGGCGGATATGACGGAAGCAGCCATTTCCGTTCTGAAAACAAACCCCAACGGGTTCTGGCTGATGGTGGAAGCCGGCGACGTCGACTGGGCCAACCACGACAACAACATCGACAACAGTATCGGAGCCGTCAACAGCGGCGACGACGCGATCCGGACGATCACCGACTGGGTGGAACGTCACAGCAACTGGAACGAATCGCTGGTGATCGTCACCGCGGACCACGGCCATATGCTGCAGTTGACCAGGCCCGAACTGCTGATCGACGGCACGTCTCCGTAGCGAATTGTTCCAGAATCGACTCCCGCCGGTTCCGCCGATCCTTTGAATCACAAGGGACGCGTCCGTGTCATCGCGAACGATCTCATGAAGGCCGCCGTCTTCGAAAAATTCCAGAAACCTCTGACGGTCCGCGACGTCACTGATCCACGGCCTCAAGCGGATTCAGCGATCATCCGGGTGCAAGCGTGCGGAATCTGTCGCAGTGACTGGCACGGATGGATGGGGCACGACAGCGATGTCCGGCTGCCGCATGTTCCGGGACATGAACTTGCCGGCACCATCGCGGAAGTCGGCAGTGCTGTCCGAAACTGGCATATTGGCGATCGTGTCACGACGCCCTTTTGCTGCGGCTGCGGAACGTGCCGCCAATGTGTCACCGGCAATTCACAGATTTGCGATCGCTACACGCAGCCGGGCTTTACGCATTGGGGCGCGTTTGCGGAACTTGTCGAAATCCGGCACGCTGACGTCAATCTGGTGGCACTTCCGGAATCGATTGAAGATGTCACGGCTGCCAGTCTCGGCTGCCGATTCGCCACGGCATTTCGGGCAATCGTGGACCAGGGACGCGTCCGCGGCGGCGAGGTTGTCGCGGTCCACGGCTGCGGAGGAGTCGGGTTGTCTGCGGTCATGATCGCGGCTGCCGTCGGGGCACGCGTGATCGGTGTTGACGTCGATCCGGCTCGGCTGAACCTGGCAAGTCAGTGCGGCGCGGACGCCGTGCTGAATGCCGCGGAAACGCCGGACGTCATCGCCGCCATTCGTGAATTGACAGACGGCGGAGCACACGTCTCGCTGGATGCACTCGGCAGTCGCGCGACGTGTTTCAATTCGGTGAAATGCCTTCGGAAGCGCGGCCGCCATGTTCAGGTCGGACTCACGCTGGGAAGCGATTCAGACCCTGCCGTCCCGATGAGCGACGTCATTGCTGGAGAACTGGAGATCTTCGGAAGCCACGGAATGCCGTCAGCCGACTACCCCGCCATGCTGCAGATGATTCAGCGAAAAGCGCTGCAGCCGCAACGACTGATCGGTGACCTTGTCTCACTAAGCGAAGCCGCCGCGCTGCTGCCGCGAATGAATGAATTCCCCGGCACGGGCGTGATCGTGATCGATCGCTTTTCCTGATCGTTGCCGTTTCACCTGGAATTTCGTAGGTTGAAGGTTCGTAGGGGCGGCCAGATGCTGTTCCCGAATCATTTTGGAATGGAGTCCGTGGTGGTGAACTAACTTCAGTTGAGGAGAATCCTGATGCCGAAGGTCACGTATGGTGGTGAAAACGGACAGACGATCGAGTTCGAAACCAGCGACGACTTGCTGGCTGTCAGAACTCGCGGCGGCCGGACGCTGTCCAGCCGAGCACTGGCTCCGCCACAACTGGCCGTTATGGAAGACATGGAACTGGCATTTTCCTTCCCGGAAGCCAACGTCGAAGTCTATCGCCGCACGAAAGGTCGTTCGAAGACGGCTCTGGAAAACACCAAGCGCGAGCTGAGGCAGTTTGCAGACACACGATTCGCCGGACGAGTGCTGGTGCAAAAAGGGTCGCAGGATCCCGTGGTTTACACCGAGAACCTGTTCGTCAAGTTTGAGGATTCGTGCAGCGAGAATTACTGCCAGGACATCCTGAATCAGATTGGTCTGACGGTAAAGCGATCGCTGCCGTACGCTCGTAACGCGTTTTTTGTCGAAGCGCCGGAAGGTACCGGCCAGCAGGTCTTCGACATCGCTCAAACGCTGCTGGAACGCGAAGACGTCGAACTGGCGCATCCCGAGCTTGTCCGGCAGAAGGAACTGCGAACGATCTTCGAGCCGCAGTGGCATCTGAAGAAGACGACCGTCAACGGCCAGCCAGTGGACGCCGGCACCAGTGTCGATGCGGC contains:
- a CDS encoding alkaline phosphatase, encoding GGYDASAGGTTPWADPADVGYLIGQPAEGNPKHAYTDSSSSATSMTAGIKTYNNGVNVGPGGEQVSTIAHELQEQGRAVGAVSSVPISHATPAAAYAHNVTRNDYQDISRDMLGLPSIAHPDHPLSGMDVVIGGGFGTKGDEGRAQGSNYEPGNIYLADSDLRRVDVRHGGQYAVAVRTHGKDGSRLLRDAARTAREGGHRLLGFFGMGAYNGHLPFQTADGSYDPVPGNGKKAETLTPADVSENPTLADMTEAAISVLKTNPNGFWLMVEAGDVDWANHDNNIDNSIGAVNSGDDAIRTITDWVERHSNWNESLVIVTADHGHMLQLTRPELLIDGTSP
- a CDS encoding zinc-dependent alcohol dehydrogenase family protein translates to MKAAVFEKFQKPLTVRDVTDPRPQADSAIIRVQACGICRSDWHGWMGHDSDVRLPHVPGHELAGTIAEVGSAVRNWHIGDRVTTPFCCGCGTCRQCVTGNSQICDRYTQPGFTHWGAFAELVEIRHADVNLVALPESIEDVTAASLGCRFATAFRAIVDQGRVRGGEVVAVHGCGGVGLSAVMIAAAVGARVIGVDVDPARLNLASQCGADAVLNAAETPDVIAAIRELTDGGAHVSLDALGSRATCFNSVKCLRKRGRHVQVGLTLGSDSDPAVPMSDVIAGELEIFGSHGMPSADYPAMLQMIQRKALQPQRLIGDLVSLSEAAALLPRMNEFPGTGVIVIDRFS